A stretch of the Lolium perenne isolate Kyuss_39 chromosome 3, Kyuss_2.0, whole genome shotgun sequence genome encodes the following:
- the LOC127343447 gene encoding uncharacterized protein: protein MTLVCTRMVVLLVLLMPCAAARLAPTRQQQSNTTDLAALLAFKAQVKDPLGILASNWTATASPCSWVGVSCDRRGQRITGLEFDSVPLQGSIAPQLGNLSFLSSLVLSNTSLEGPVPSELGGLPWLQNLVLSYNSLSGTIPSTLGNLTRLEALYLGSNNLFGGIPHEFQNLNSLQLLTLSNNDLSGSIPYGLFNNTPNLGIVRLGSNRLTGAIPASIGSLLKLESLVLEVNLLSGPIPPAIFNMSQLQAISMTRNNLSGQIPGNESFNLPMLEFFFLGQNHFDGPIPPGLSACQNLAQLSLEVNNFTGPVPSWLATMPNLTIIYLSTNGLTGEIPVELSNCTRLLGLDLSENELEGGIPPEYGQLRNLRFISFANNQITGSIPKSIGYLSNLTKIDFFGNSLTGSVPPSFGSLLNLRAIWLDGNNLSGNLDFLYMFLKCRSLKIIGIADNRFTGRLPSYIGNLSTVLETFRVDNNRITGTIPSTLANLTNLLILSLSGNQLNGTIPTSIATMSNLQGLDLSNNSLSGTIPTEINGLTSLTELHLDINRLSGSIPSSVSSLSQIQIMTLSHNLLSSAIPTSLWQNQKLTKLDLSQNSFSGSLPADVGKLTAIIMMDISSNQLSGGIPASFGDLQMITYLNLCGNLFEGSIPDSLGKLLSIEELDLSSNALSGVIPKSLANLTYLANLNLSFNKLDGQIPEGGVFSNITLQSLRGNSALCGLPRDGIAPCLNRKHSRSKQRLLQVILPAVVTLLILAACVYMMVRRKTNKQGKMSASSDTDLLNYQLISYHELVRATSNFSDDNLLGAGGFGKVFKGQLDDESIVAIKVLNMQDETASNSFDTECRALRMARHRNLVRIVTTCSNLDFKALVLEYMPNGSLGDWLHSSEGRHISFLERLGIMLDVAMAMEYLHHRHFEVVLHFDLKPSNILLDMEMTAHVADFGVSKLLFGDDNSIVLTSMPGTVGYMAPEFGSTGKASRMSDVYSFGIVLLEVFTRKSPTNPMFVGELSLRQWVSRAVPHKLSSVTDCSLLRDELRHGINPTSNPSEERSTILNTCLMSIVKLALVCSRTAPDERMPMDDVVDRLNKIKSNYCSKLAN, encoded by the exons ATGACTCTCGTCTGCACCCGCATGGTGGTGCTCCTCGTGTTACTGATGCCATGTGCCGCCGCACGGCTGGCACCCACCCGGCAACAGCAATCCAACACCACAGACCTCGCCGCTCTGCTCGCCTTCAAAGCACAGGTCAAGGACCCTCTCGGCATCCTCGCCAGCAACTGGACCGCCACCGCATCCCCTTGCTCGTGGGTTGGGGTTTCATGCGACCGCCGTGGACAGCGTATCACCGGCCTAGAGTTCGACAGCGTGCCGCTTCAGGGTAGCATCGCTCCGCAGCTCggcaacctctccttcctctccagCCTTGTCCTTAGCAACACTAGCCTTGAAGGCCCTGTGCCGAGTGAGCTTGGTGGGCTGCCTTGGCTCCAAAATCTTGTCCTTTCATACAACAGTTTGTCAGGTACCATCCCCTCCACCCTTGGCAACCTCACTAGGCTCGAGGCTCTTTATCTTGGTAGCAACAACCTCTTCGGAGGGATCCCACACGAGTTCCAAAATCTGAACAGCCTTCAATTGCTAACATTGTCAAACAATGACTTGAGTGGGTCAATACCATATGGCCTGTTCAACAACACACCCAATTTGGGTATAGTACGTCTTGGGTCGAACCGGCTGACAGGAGCAATTCCTGCAAGCATCGGCTCCTTGTTGAAGCTTGAGTCGCTAGTCCTGGAAGTCAATCTTCTTTCAGGACCCATTCCTCCAGCTATCTTCAATATGTCCCAGTTGCAAGCCATAAGTATGACAAGGAACAACCTCTCAGGTCAGATTCCTGGAAATGAGAGCTTCAATCTCCCTATGCTGGAATTTTTCTTTCTCGGTCAAAATCATTTTGATGGACCTATCCCGCCTGGTCTTTCGGCATGTCAGAACCTTGCTCAGCTCTCCCTTGAAGTGAATAATTTCACTGGTCCTGTGCCATCATGGTTAGCAACAATGCCCAACCTCACCATAATTTACTTGTCAACCAATGGCCTTACTGGAGAGATCCCTGTGGAACTGAGCAACTGTACTAGGCTTCTTGGTTTAGACCTCAGCGAGAATGAGCTTGAGGGAGGGATCCCACCAGAGTATGGACAGTTGAGAAACCTGAGGTTTATAAGCTTTGCAAACAACCAAATAACAGGTTCCATTCCTAAGTCCATAGGTTATCTTTCTAACCTCACTAAAATAGATTTTTTTGGGAACAGTTTGACTGGATCAGTGCCACCTTCATTTGGGAGTTTGCTCAATCTTCGTGCCATCTGGCTCGATGGGAACAACCTCAGTGGGAACCTCGACTTCTTGTACATGTTCTTAAAATGCAGGAGCCTGAAAATAATTGGTATTGCAGACAACAGATTCACCGGGAGGCTACCATCCTACATTGGAAACCTTAGCACAGTCCTCGAAACTTTTAGAGTAGATAACAACAGGATCACCGGCACCATCCCCAGCACATTGGCCAACCTTACCAACTTATTGATTCTGTCTCTCAGTGGAAACCAGTTGAATGGGACTATCCCCACATCAATTGCTACAATGAGTAATCTCCAAGGACTCGACCTTTCCAACAATAGCTTGTCTGGCACCATCCCAACAGAAATCAATGGATTAACAAGCCTAACAGAGTTGCATCTTGATATCAATAGACTCAGTGGCTCCATTCCAAGCAGTGTCAGTAGCCTAAGCCAGATACAGATCATGACACTGTCCCACAACTTATTGTCTTCAGCCATACCAACCAGTTTATGGCAGAATCAGAAACTAACTAAGCTTGATTTGTCACAGAACTCTTTCAGTGGTTCCCTCCCTGCTGATGTAGGCAAACTAACTGCAATTATCATGATGGATATATCAAGCAACCAGCTGTCAGGTGGCATCCCAGCTTCCTTCGGCGACTTACAGATGATAACCTATTTGAATCTGTGTGGCAATTTGTTTGAAGGATCAATACCAGATTCACTTGGAAAGTTACTTAGCATCGAGGAGTTGGACTTATCCTCCAATGCACTTTCGGGTGTCATTCCGAAGTCCCTGGCCAATCTCACTTACCTTGCCAACTTGAATCTCTCTTTCAACAAGCTAGATGGGCAGATACCAGAAGGAGGTGTGTTCTCCAACATCACCCTCCAATCATTGAGGGGAAACAGTGCACTCTGTGGCCTTCCGAGAGATGGAATAGCGCCATGCCTTAACAGAAAACACTCCAGGTCAAAACAACGGCTGCTGCAAGTCATATTACCTGCAGTAGTGACACTTCTTATTTTAGCTGCTTGCGTGTACATGATGGTCAGAAGAAAGACGAATAAGCAAGGAAAGATGTCAGCATCTTCAGACACAGACTTGCTGAACTACCAGTTGATCTCATACCATGAACTCGTCCGTGCAACAAGCAACTTCAGTGATGATAACCTGCTAGGGGCTGGAGGCTTTGGTAAAGTGTTCAAAGGCCAGCTAGATGATGAGTCTATCGTTGCAATAAAGGTTCTCAACATGCAAGACGAAACAGCTTCAAACAGCTTTGACACAGAGTGCCGCGCACTGCGAATGGCCCGTCACCGGAACTTGGTGAGGATAGTTACCACTTGCTCTAACCTTGACTTCAAAGCACTTGTTCTCGAGTACATGCCCAATGGCAGTTTAGGTGATTGGTTGCATTCAAGTGAAGGCCGGCACATCAGTTTTCTAGAGAGGCTTGGAATCATGCTGGATGTTGCAATGGCAATGGAGTATCTACATCACAGGCATTTCGAAGTTGTCCTTCATTTTGATTTGAAGCCGAGCAATATTTTGCTTGACATGGAGATGACTGCACATGTTGCTGATTTTGGAGTTTCCAAGCTGCTGTTTGGAGATGACAACTCTATCGTGCTAACAAGCATGCCCGGCACTGTAGGATACATGGCTCCAG AGTTCGGATCAACAGGGAAAGCATCACGGATGAGTGACGTTTATAGCTTTGGGATTGTTCTCCTTGAGGTCTTCACAAGAAAAAGTCCGACAAATCCAATGTTTGTTGGTGAGTTGAGCTTAAGGCAGTGGGTTAGTCGAGCTGTCCCTCACAAACTCTCAAGTGTCACTGACTGTAGCCTACTGCGAGATGAATTAAGGCATGGCATAAACCCGACAAGTAATCCATCAGAAGAGAGGTCCACCATCTTGAATACTTGCCTAATGTCCATTGTTAAGTTGGCCTTAGTTTGCTCAAGAACTGCACCTGATGAGAGAATGCCAATGGATGATGTGGTTGACAGATTAAACAAGATCAAGTCAAATTACTGTTCTAAGCTAGCAAATTAA